One genomic segment of Peromyscus leucopus breed LL Stock chromosome 23, UCI_PerLeu_2.1, whole genome shotgun sequence includes these proteins:
- the LOC114687836 gene encoding transmembrane protein 270-like produces the protein MEAAPQARSSLLRILLRVGKLSVMLLQNRTHLYRFLLLKMAVFQQWVSGLAQEARGSGSDQTHLLPGVIITCILSLALRAGLALLWVPLWLLLCGPRLAYKVGLSCCHTMRLALGHLGAWEPLGLSAATFRDLLISCLHSLMLVALLMLLLTWRLVQKAHHFCLGWLPSQNSVLLETLALLRRLYLWVERTTTLTSWNLAYLVTWVTCLASHLLQAAFEHTAQLAQAQEAKSQETSGPPSPQFLIPESSTTEAGPLPSQPETPGE, from the exons ATGGAGGCCGCTCCCCAGGCCAGATCCAGCCTCCTCAGAATTCTGCTGCGCGTTGGGAAGCTCTCTGTGATG CTGCTCCAGAACCGCACACACTTGTACCGCTTCCTGCTCCTGAAGATGGCTGTCTTTCAGCAGTGGGTGTCGGGGCTGGCCCAGGAGGCCCGGGGCTCCGGCAGTGACCAGACCCACCTGCTTCCGGGAGTCATCATAACCTGCATCCTGAGCTTGGCCCTTCGAGCTGGACTGGCATTGCTGTGGGTCCCGCTGTGGTTGCTGCTCTgcggacccaggctggcctacaaagTCGGGCTGAGCTGCTGTCATACTATGAGACTGGCCCTGGGGCACCTGGGTGCCTGGGAACCTCTGGGCCTGTCTGCAGCCACCTTCAGGGACCTGCTTATCTCCTGTCTGCATAGCCTGATGCTGGTGGCCTTGCTGATGCTGCTGTTGACCTGGAGGCTGGTACAGAAAGCTCATCACTTCTGTCTGGGCTGGCTGCCCAGCCAG AATTCTGTGTTGCTGGAAACCCTGGCGCTGCTGAGACGCCTCTACCTGTGGGTGGAGCGCACGACCACACTCACCTCCTGGAACCTGGCCTATCTCGTCACTTGGGTCacctgccttgcttcccacctgCTCCAGGCTGCCTTCGAACACACAGCCCAACTGGCCCAGGCTCAGGAAGCCAAGTCCCAGGAGACCTCAGGGCCCCCCTCGCCTCAGTTCTTAATTCCAGAATCCTCCACCACTGAGGCTGGGCCCCTCCCATCCCAGCCTGAAACTCCCGGAGAATAA